The Mustela nigripes isolate SB6536 chromosome 6, MUSNIG.SB6536, whole genome shotgun sequence DNA window TTTCACatcctttgattttcttctgcaaatgaatttctttcaactttttgatgATGTCCTTATGTTAGTCTGTCCAGCTGTAGTTAACGTCTCAAGAGTCTAAtctggaagttttttttgttgGATAAACAGCTCATCTTCTTCAGGAGTGCTTTATCTCCAACCTGTTCCTCCCCTTTGTGCTTCTTCCTGGGTGCTGATCAGTCAGCTCCTCCCCAACAGGCTTCGCTAGGCTGCTGGACCAACAGGTGGTGCTCCGCTTTCTCCTCCCTGTACTCCCGAACCCTGCCCAGGCAAGGCCCACCCAGGCAAGTTTtccaccttctcctccccacaGGTGGCACTGtgccccctccacctcctccaggtGGTGTTCCCTTTGCCTCCTCCcctacctcctccctcccctccctgtggttctctgccttcctcacccaccccccaaccctcaccccaGGCATCATTGATGCAGGGGTGTGGGATGGACAAGGCTGGAGCTGTACCATGACCCATGCAGCATCAGATCAcctccatttgtatgtctttggaaaaatgtctatttcgttcctttgcccatttttaattgaatttttctttttgctattgagtggtgtaagctctttatatatttaggatattaaccatttctttttaaagataaatgatttgcaaatattttcttccattccataggttgccttttcattttgttgatggtttcctttactgtacaGAAGCTTTCTAGTTTAATGGAGTctcacatctttatttttgtttttgttttgttgcctttgctcTTGGTGTCAGATCCAAACAATCGTTGCTCAGACCAGTGTCCAGGAGTTTACCcgctctgttttctttctttctttttttttaaccccctctGTTTTCTATTGAAGAGTTTTGTGGACTTAGGTATTACATTCAAGGAAGATCTAAACAAAAGGTCTTACTTGACCTGATATTAAATCATGTGAGTTGGTTTTTGTGCACAGTGTcagacagtggtccagtttcagtcTTTTGTATGTGACTGTCAGGTAGTCACACATCATTAGTTAAAGAGACTCACCTTTTCACATTCtatgttcttggctcctttgtcataaattaatcaACCATATATGCAtgcttttatttctgggctctctattctgtttcattgatccatTTGTTTTCAGGCTAATACCATACccttttgattactatagctttgtaatatagttggAAATCAGGACATGTCATGACTCCAGCTTTGTTATCTTTTCTTAAGATTGTtctgtttgggggtgcctgggtggcttagtgggttaagtttctgccttcagctcaggtcatgatctcagggtcctgggatcaagtcctgcattgggctctctgctcagtggggagcctgcttccccttctctctctgcctgcctctctgcatacttgtgatctctctctctctgtcaaataaataaaataaaatcttttaaaaaaaagatttttttgtttgttcagggtcttctgtggttctgcATGAACTTTAAGGTTGTTTTCTTGACTTCTGTAAAATATGCCATTGGATTGATTGCCAtgaatctgtatattgcttttggtagtattgacatttaaacaataatatttcttccagtccatgagcatagagtatttttcatttatttatgtctttttagtttttaaaattttctgaaaaattttaaaaatttaaattttattaaaatttaatttaatttaatttattaaataaaatttaaatttaaaaaaaaatttaagaattttcagtattagggcacctgggtggctcagtcagttaagcatctggctcttgatctcagcccagttcttgatctcagggttgtgggctcaagccctgcactgggctccatgcccaataaggagcctactttaaatttaaaaaaaaaaaaaaaaaaaaaaaaaaggaatttttcacTAGTAATGGTTTTATGTGGTTCTTCATATCTTGTCTGAATATCTGGTAAGTACCAGGAGAGGGatccataaattaaaataaattaggatAATACTGAAAGAACTAGACCAGTAATAGCTCTGTTTGAaaccttcctctttctttttaagtttctacTGTCTGGTGGTAAAATACCTGCAAAATAGATAAGCCTGCTGAAAGTTAGTGAAGGCACTATTggcctttcttccttttgtgttCTAGGCTGATTTTGATAGGATCACAAAAGATGTGAGGAAGCTGAAAACAAGGCCAGATGATGAAGAACTGAAAGAACTCTATGGGCTCTACAAACAATCTGTAGTTGGAGACATTAATATTGgtattgtatatgtgtgtgtgtatgtgtgtgtatatatgtatatatgtgtgtgtatatatatcatattttaaaaaataatacatttcatttgagcaatgtttatagaagcagtgAGTAAAAAGtaaacttgaaaatatatctaTTCTTCTTTTGGCAGAGTGTCCAGGAATGTTAGATTTAAAAGGCAAGGCTAAATGGGAAGCGTGGAACCTCCAAAAAGGTTGTTAATTCTTAAATAAGTGAAGTAAGCTTTCTTAATTTCCCAATACATCAGTCCGTAAGATAATCTGTTTTGTGTCTTTCTAGGGCAGTCGAAGGAAGATGCCATGAGTGCCTATATATCTAAAGCAAAAGAGCTGATAGaaaaatatggaatttaaaattcaGCTATGAGAAGGTTTTTCTTTTGAGGTCTTCATAATGCTATCATGTCCTATATCTAGGGAAGAAATGCACTGTTAATTCTACATGTCACGAATATGTTTGCTATTAACATAAATTGTAACCCTTAATTAGAGGTATGCTGAAACTACTTAATGAAGTTTTACTTGCTAAAACCAgatgattttaaaagttctttttttaaaaaaagtattgctCTGGTTGTATGTCACACAAACATTAACAATATTTTTTGGCATATCTGTTTTTCTACACTGAGTTATTATTATTGGTATGTGATCAAAACAGTTTACTAAGAACCAATAACAAGTTTCTTCCTTTGTTGTACGTGTAGCTCTGGGATTCTCACTGAATTGGGGACTTGGAAATCATAAACATACCTGGTTTCATTCCATACTCTGTAATTCTTTACTAGGTGACCAGAAACAAATTACTTAAGCTTGCTAAACCTCATCTATAGAGTAGAGGGAAAAATCAGTCTCACAGGGTTGTAAGAATTGAATGATTCTTGAGGTAACGAGGATTGATAATTGAGGTAACTTTAATGATCCTACCTTCAATTTAAAGCATACATTATATAAAACCTAAcaacaaataaactaaaatttttaaaaaataaacttatgagTCCATGactattcaaagaaagaaaaaaaccatccacccattatttttctttaaatttttacatttaagacAGAAAAATCAAATGTAGTATCTAATGACAATAAAATATTCAACTACTGTGCCTCTTACATTCAGTTTTATCGGAGTGAAAATGCAGAGTCTGGAATATCATAGTGGCCTAGTCCTCAGTCTTTCTTGCTGCACACAGGTTCCCTGAAAGAACATAGTCTTGTTTTAGCATGTCTAAAATCTGTTTGAGATCGCATAGGGTAAATATCCTAAAAAACAGTGTACTTCTACTCCCTGGATAAGGATTGGGGTTTGGTATGCTAGGACCAATGAGGGATAGATTGATTTcatgtgacttaaaaaaaattatctagatTGACTAGATGAATTTCCAGGGAATTATTCTGTGTGAAAAAAGCCAGTCCCAAAACGTTGTGCAGGGTAATTTATGTGACTTTCTTGAAATGGCAAAGTTACAGACATAGAGAACAGAATAGTGATTACCACAGAGGACAGAATAGGGAGGTAGGAGTGACTTGAAAGAGCAGCAGGAGGGATCCTGTGTGGATGGGATGTTCTGTCACTTGACTGTGTCACTGGGAGCATCTGGCTGTAACATTACACTGGGCTTTTGCACAAATtaccattgggggaaactgggtagTTCTATATTATTTCTCACAACAAAATGTGAATCTACAGTTAtctccaaataaaaatt harbors:
- the ACBD7 gene encoding acyl-CoA-binding domain-containing protein 7 yields the protein MSLQADFDRITKDVRKLKTRPDDEELKELYGLYKQSVVGDINIECPGMLDLKGKAKWEAWNLQKGQSKEDAMSAYISKAKELIEKYGI